TGACTTAGCTGTATATTTTCCGCTGCCTCCAACTGATCAAGGAATCTTCCTTGAGCATCTATTTTATCTACAACAGGCTCAAGAATTCTGACTTCTTTCCGTTCCTGCTTCTGCTTTATTTCCATACTCTTTTGTATCATTCCTTCATGTTTCTACTTCTTTTGATCCCTACATGAATGACCTAATTGGCAACATGTTTGGTAGTATTGTGGTTTCCAATCATATTGAACCATCTGTTCAATCACCTTACCTCTAGGATCATACAGTTTAATCTTTTTGGCAGTGGTCTTATGACATCCATTTCAATCAGGATCTTGGCGTATGAGACTCTTTCAGCCACTGTGGTATTAACATCAGCGTACAATGGCTTTCCCAAACCACTTCCAATTTTACTTAGGGCATGTTTACTCCAGTAGTTGAGTGACAGTTTTGGGAGTTTGACCCCATAGGGGAATGATTTTCAACACTTCTTCATTGAAATCAAAGTTTTCCGACCATGGTCTAATTATAACTGGCCTGCTGTTAATTGTATAAGGCACATTCAGTATCACATCCTCCCTCTCTTCACTGTTATTTAGCAGTACTATGAAATACTCATCATTATGGAAGAGCACCTTAGGTTTATGAACATTAACCCATTGATTAGCTATGAATTTCTCAATAGCCCCAATTGATGGAGTATTCCCCACCACATAGAGTATAACGGCTCGATTCCACTTTTGGTTCTCTTCTTCGATGTCCTCTTCCATCAATTGTACCACTACTTCACCATCCTTCATCACTGAGGGTATGTAAATTAGATTCATACCTTTTGGTGCCAATTTGTTCTCTTGGAGTAACCCTGTCCATGATCTTCCCGTCTCCGCTGTTGGTTCTGTTTTATTATGCTGAATTTCTGCTGGTTATCAAGCTCTGCGTTCTCTATTCCTTAGGTGGGCTTGCATGTATTGTTCCATTGGTCTGCACTTTGCTCGAGCTTGGCTGCTCACTTGCACTCAGTGCTGTAGCAATTACTTTGCCAGAGTTCACCATAGATGTCAATTGATTGCTAGAACTCACCGGTGTTACCATTTTGACTCGATTACTGCCCAGATCTGGTCAATTTGGGTCGTTGTCACTGTCTTGGTCCAGATCTTCCTCCTGcattttctcttttgctttagtATTTCGTTTCCCTTGCTCGCGTGTGATGGTGCCCGTTAATTTCTTTCTACAACTCGCGTTTTGATGGTGTTCTTCTTCGCTCTTCCTCTTCCTCCCATTTCCGTCGACGGCGCAGGTTAATTATTCACCTAACATGCGCCGAGAGAGAAAAAGCTTTTACTTTAATGAAACGATTTCTAATCCCCCACTTCTTGCTACCCCACGCCGACCTCAGTTTTTGttgtattttgtataacaattttcttctcttttttttttttaaattttgtgtgGGCCAAACCGAAAAATGTAAAGCAGTTTTTGCTATCACAAAATACATGGTGGAAAAAATTATACATAGATTCCCTCATTGAAATGACAAATATTTGCTTGATTTAATGTCTTGTTTCCCATCTTCTTGATCTTCCTGATCTCCAAATGATAGAATGAGGATCTGGACAAACTTGGTATGGAATTTTTGGTGGATTAACTTCTGGGACACTGTATACATGACAAACAATTCAATAATCAGGGGGACAAAGATAACTTTCTTTggccattttctttatatttgtacCGTATACTTGTACATATTAGTAAATTATTAGTCCTCATACACACGAAAATTACAAATGACAAGAGAAACTACCTAATGAAAGACTgcagaacatatatatataactagCTAGATGAATTAATGAACATATTATCCAACTGATCCATTTAATAAAATACCCAGTTCAGTTACTGTTTTGTCTAAGTTTGCAAACTTAGTAGCTTAAACTATAATTAAAAACAAGATAAAGTATCCTTGATTTATTCTGCATTATATTTTCGCTGCTTCTAGAACCTAGAGGAAAGTAGAGAATTAATTACTACTACTATTTAAAAAATGTCTGGACCACAGATTATAGTACATTGAGCAGGTAAGAGACTCGGGTCCAGCAATAAAAGAATTGTTATGTTTAGTATTAGGAATCATATTCTTACCTCAGTGCATCAATTTCAATCTGCGAAAAGTCCATGTTGGTTGAACTATCTTGAAAATAAATGGTTCTTGTCCTTGTGGCCATCGGTGATGGTGTTGGTTGCTTGATGGCTAGTACTTTGCAATTCAAATTTCTTGCAATGTGATTGTGGGTCATGGCCAATCTATCCAAGAAAGAAAAGGAACAGTGGTTTTATTAGTTCCACGAATTCAACTGGACTCGTTGCTTTCAGCTCGAACTATGTATACATATGCATACAACAGAGCCAGCTGATCGTGGAATTAGGGAATTAACCAATATATTCCATCAACCAACCTAGTTGATATCAGCAGGGGCGGATCTAGGTGGTAGAGATTGGGTTAACGTGAAGGCATGCTCACCTCCTTAAATTATGTATAACACTAATATTTTTCGGGTTACATTCTTAAATAAGTATGTCTGAACCCAAGCTCAAGTGAGCACTTTGGCTTAGCGGTAACAGGGTGTCCGCCTCCAAGGTCAGCGGTTCAATTCCTACTCTCTTGAATACGCTTTTGGATATCAGCCTTATGTTTTGGTATGGTCCATGTACACATAACAACTAGGTCAATGCAATATCATTTATTGAAACTTAATTGCAGTTTCCTTAAAGAGTTGAGATCTTTAAAAAAATCTTTATGAAGAAGATATTCTGAGTTTCGTGTGAAGGACATGAAACATTAATTACCAGACAATAATAATGAGCACAAAAATTGCATTAACAGCCATCTAATGGAAATGTGCCAGAGTAGAAACAGGGATGGCCAGTCTAGCACACAACATTTAATATACAACATGAAACTAGGAGCTCTATGACACGTTAATAATCAAATGACAAATCCTTTTCGAAGTCAATATCTTTTAAGAGAACAAAGAACTAAATAGAGTAAAAATAATGAAGAACTAAATAGAGTTCAAGGTAGAATGTTCCATAAAATAATGCTAGGACTTGACTATTCTATCGATCTTTCAATTTACTGTCTTCCACCAGCACAAGTATCAGCTATAACGTGCTATGGTACTTTGTTCTTACTGATTTAAAATTTGTTGCTAATCCTTGCTAGGAACCTAGCTTGGGTAGATTGAAGCATAAAATCACAAGGTCCAATAAGATCAAATGCAAGTGTCAACCGTGATTCTCTGTTCAATATATAAGACTCTACCTCAACTACTTAATAGACTGAGGGAAAAAGAGAGGTTGGAATGGGGCAATTTTAGGTTAATGTACAAGAAAAAGTGGCAGTTGACCAACTATAGTTGTGGGCCTTGGGTTTTAGGAATTCCTATCTATTCTCTTTTTATAGGTTTCTCGCCCGGTGTTCGGTACCCGCATTGGAATCCGATTATATTCGGATTTGCGCCAGGCAGGGCCCGATTCGGGGGATagcgctccctaccaaggatttttccatactCAAGGCTCGAACTCAAGACCTCTGGTTAAGGAAAGAGCAGCCCTATCCGCTACACCACATGCTTTGGTGGTCTATCCATTCTCAATTCTATAGTTGATCGATTCAATTACCGAATCTTTAGTTTAATCGTTTGATCAACTATTGACAGAAGATTGCAAAACGCAAAAGCAGATGAACCATAATACTAAAAATTCTCAATTGACAGTGTAATTTTACGAGTGGAGTCTGGGGAGAGTTGTGTGTACGTAGTCTTATCCCTATCTTATAAAGGTAGAGATATCGTTTTCGATAGATCTTCGACTCACAAAAAGCATAATACTAAAAGTTAactcaatcaaaataaaagataaatctTCCCAAGGAAAATGAACATTAAAACAGGAGATTGCAAACTTATAACAACGAAATTAAAGAGGATTCATATGAGTTCTACCTGTAAAGAAAGCTCTGATCATGAAGTCCAGCAACAAGAGTAGAAGCACCAATTTCTCTAACCATTTCAGCAATCTTCCCACCATCTTGATCCCCTTGTGTTACCACAATCTCTGTCTTGGTCTGTAACATAACCCTTCTATCATATATTATATCAGTAACATAgacaagagaaaataaaaattgttACTATATTTAACCTCGAAAATTTAAGAGAGACATACATTGAGAATTTTTTTGCAGATGTCATAGAAGGAGAGAGCCAATTGAAAACCTTTGAGTCGTAAAAGCTTaacctttttcttatttcttgatTTTGTGATAGGGAAAACATGTAAAAGGATGAGTATATCCCCATATCGCAAGAGATTGTGAAGAGTCCATTGGAGTGCAGTTTTTGCTATTTCCACATCTTCTACAATTACCACAATTTTCCTTATATCCATATTCAACCCCTCTGAATTCTTCTCTTACTTGTGTGTTTTCTTGGATACAAGTTGAGCTTGTTTTCAGCTACAGAGTTCTAGTCTTCTCTGCAAATGATCAGAGGAATGTTTGTTTATTATATATGTGAAATGGATATTTACCTTCAATTGGAGGGAGAAAATTAAGGAAATGGATAGTTTAGACTTGAGAGCAATATAATagtttgtttggccaagcttcttttggggtccaaaaatatattttttttcgcCAAAATTGTTTTTTCCCAAAAATTGAGATATTTGACCAAggttttagaaggaaaaaaaagtgtttttgaggagaagcagatgCAATttttgaaaagtaaaaaaaaagtagtttctctccaaaaatatttttctgaaaaTCACTTTTGAGGAAAGAAAACACTTAGAAGTAGTTTTTAAAAACTTGGGTCAAACACTTATTATTGGTCAAAAATGCTTTTCAATTtcttttagaaaaaataattttcaaaataaactgatttttgcATATTGACCAAACAGGCCATAAGATTGGTAGTTTCTCTACTAGTTTGCGTGTCCGCCATATTATAGGATATGGAACAGTAAAAGCCGGGAGGGCGAAgaaattttctttgcttttcgTTTTAACTATTTAGCAAAAACACAAAGAGACTCATTGATTTAGTCAAATTCCATTTGCCTGAATTACATATTTGATTAAAATACTAGTactataataacaacaacaatccagtgaaatcttacaagtggggtctagggaggatagtgcatacgcagaccttacccctactccggagGAGTAGAGAAATTGTTTTCTATAGACCCTTGGCACAAGAAGAAGGAAAGAGACAGTGTATCAATAACACCAAAGGAATCCAGAAAAATAATACCAGCAACGTAATAACcagaaaatagagagaaaaataataacacTAAGCAGTAGCAATGACACTATTACAGATGCAAGGGAATAATATGGACACAACAAGAGTCACTAACATACTACAGCCTAACCTACAATCCTAATGAAGTATTAAGGACCCAACTAGAGCCACTAGCAGCCTAAAATAAAACACTGTCACACTAGCCTCctatctcctaacctacaactctaatgctcgatctccacaactttctatcaagggtcatgtcctcgaaaatctgccATCTTAGGCACCAATGTGtcataattatgaaaattattttctCCCTTTAACTTTGccaggaaaaaaaaacaaattcctATACAACTTTTGGACAGTacattttgtcattttcatatgTGTAATGTGATTACAAAGCAAAGACGTAAGTTGCTAATATTTAAATCGTCCTTTGGTGACAACGGATAAAGGAAAAGCTAATAATTAAATCAATTTCTTGACGTGTGATATAAAAGGAGGCATCTTTGTTTAAAATTGCATTTGCGTTATCAACCACTCCTACATTGTTGTTTAAAGGAATCCTAATTGATTTTAAACAGTTTCTAATAGTTTTAATTTGGTAAAATGTACGTGCCCTGACTTTGCTTCTCAAAAAGGAAAATTTAACTCAGAAGAATAACAAGATAAAAAGAAATGCACTGAACGCAAAGACCGTAATTGTTTGCCTTAGTTTTTACGACACAAACTCTTGCGACCCCGTTCAACGTGAAAACAAGGTATTTTAATCACGTAGATAGGGGTGGAGGTAGCCCATCTGAGTATGGATTCGGCTGAACTTAATCACTTTGGTTCAAttcatgtatttgtcttaaaaaattcattgaatatgtataaattattaacttagaacccagtaacttaaaaagACTAAAACCTCGATCTCATAAGTTTCAAATCCTGACTTCGCCTCAGGTACGATGTCTTCCACGTCCCATAATGCATGATTTAAATACATTTTTGTACGTCCCAGCCAATACATTTTTATCATCAATCTAGTTACTCACAAGGAAAGTCCAATCAACTAATTACACATCAATCTCAAACTCGTTGTAATTCGATGCATTAGTCATCTTTTTTCACCAAACAATCGCGATGAAATACAACcaaattttaaaatgaaaatcCTCCCTATTTGGGGATAATAAGTTCTAGTTTTTTTGAAGCATGTAACAAAGACGATACTTTCATCTACTTATTACtacaacaaaagaaacaacatagtTAATAATTAGCTCCAATTCTAATTAGTACCTAGATTCCTTTGGTCAATAACCCAACCTACTGACTCAGGTTACACCAGCACTCCCTCATAAAAACAATTCAACCTGTGATAAAATTTCAAAAGTGCCAGTACCTTTAACCCTCCATTCTTCCACGCTCATTACCAAACATACCTCCTCAATTGTTTGTAACATACGCAAGCTATTACTATCAGTTTCTGGAAATGTACCAATCGTATCCAGCAGGGTAGTTGCTGTCATCCATAATCCTACTGCTGGTTGCCTCTAGCTTGCCACGGAATTTTAACACTGCCAAAAACCAAGACTGTCAATTTTTTCATGTCAATGCTTTGTTATTCACAAAGTTCATGACAGATTTTATTCAAAGCAGCAACTGTTGCTACTAGTTTCTCCTAGTAAACCAAAGGTGTTTATGCATCAGGTAACCAGTTGTGACTAATTACATACTCCTACAATCACCGAACTCCAAGTCTTGCGATAGCTTATCTTTGAACCTCAGTGTTCAGCAGTAAACTCTACCTTACTGTCCTTGTTTATTATACTAACAATACTGTCACGCTAAACCTGACTAAAAGTTTACTATAACTAGATATTGCCAAGTGATGTCAACCATCTACCTCCTGAACATCATTCACAGGCACACATAGAAGCTCATTTCAAGTGACGCGACCCCAGACAGTCCTTCCTTGGCCGCGGCCACCACGTGCATTGTCATAGCCTCTTCCACGATATGAGCCTCGAGATGCCCCTGACATGCGAGCTCCCCGGCCACGACCCTGTTGGTTTTTCCTAGTCTCACCAAATGTCTGGAAAACACATCAAGAAGTCTCTTCAGGAATCAAAATTAAAGGGAATTTCTAAAGCaatgcccccccccccctttttttgaGATAAGGCAAAGAATCAAATTACCTCGGCATCTTTTTTCCTTTGTTCAGAAAACTTCACTTTTCCAGATTCACGATCAAGTGTATGGCAGGAAAGAGAATCAAAGAAGTCGTCCTTACAATAAACAGGCTGTAGAATATAAAGTTAATAACAGCAAATTGAGATATACAAGGACAAAAATTTGGAAACGCGAACATATACTTTCCACCTGCAGCTTACCTTGTAATCATGTTTTGCATTTCCATCCCCAGCTTCATCCTGTGCATAACTGTCATCCATATCTTTCCCATCCTCGATTCCATCATCTGATTCAGCTTTGTTACTTTTGCCTAGAAAATCCCATACCTCTTTCTTATTGAACCTTTCATTCATTGCCTCAAAATCGAACTCCTCGGAGAATCTTTTAACCAAATGGGAATTCTGGAAAAAAATAAAGTATGCTCTGAGTACAAATGTCAAAGAGGCTTGCATCCTGCAGCTTGTTTAAAACCAACCAACACGATTATCGTCACTCAACATTCCCCAAACTATTCAATACTCGATGAGAGTTTTGACCTGTTGGAAATGAGATTTTATAGCTACATCATCAATAACCTTGTAATTGTAGAAAGCGATCAGCCTTTTTTTTTATCTTGACCGGGCATGGAAACGCTTCTTTTTTCAATTCCAGAAGTTACAGAGTTTATGCAAAAGAAGCTGCAATAGGCTGCTATTCTAGGCTCGCTTTGCTTCTTCAAGCTCAGCCCCTTCTTTCAAACATAAAAATACAACACTAACGAGCAAGAAAACGAAGGCGCTAAGGCACAAAGGCTTTCGTGCAGCTGCTAGATGATTCTATTTCTAGACAGCTAACTGAGAATCCAAtagagaaaattatttttctaatgaTTTCTCATTGGAATGATTTCTTGTGAGCCACAAAACAGATTATCCAAGTCGTAAGAACGAACCACACAATGAGAATCTCAAGCCAATAGAACCAGGCGTACTACTTGACTTGCCTTTCATCTCTTATGATATTGATAAGTCGAGCCTTCGCTCTTGCCTATAATAAGAGATCAAGGATCGAGTGTCTGTTCATATGGCATACTTCTGGGATATTAACTTGAATGAGACGCCTCAAGGTCATGGATCGTTATCTATTTCGAGTTCCATGTGACTAAAGTATGAATTGCCTATTAGTCATCAGATGACAAGGAAAAGAGTCTCGGTTGATAATGCAAACTTTACCATGATAAAAGAACTAGGAGGTACACAAAGTGTAATTGAACTAGTATATTTTGTACGGATCTAGCTACTAGGAATTGTCAAGGACGTCACATCCAGGCAAGAATTTCAAAGAGATCAAGTGCTTGAAAGAACAGTTACCTTTGCTCCACGTCCACGAAATTGACCTCCCACATTGCGATGATTGAGTTGAGGCACACCATTTGGCTGGAACAATGTGGAATTAGTTAAATAATGGGGTAGGCCATAATATGAAGAATACAAATACTTGGAGTTTACACAATCAGAAAGGCAAAATAAAATTTGGCATTCATCTGATGA
Above is a window of Nicotiana tabacum cultivar K326 chromosome 8, ASM71507v2, whole genome shotgun sequence DNA encoding:
- the LOC107807377 gene encoding uncharacterized protein LOC107807377 isoform X2, coding for MFSLSQNQEIRKRLSFYDSKVFNWLSPSMTSAKKFSIRVMLQTKTEIVVTQGDQDGGKIAEMVREIGASTLVAGLHDQSFLYRLAMTHNHIARNLNCKVLAIKQPTPSPMATRTRTIYFQDSSTNMDFSQIEIDALSVPEVNPPKIPYQVCPDPHSIIWRSGRSRRWETRH
- the LOC107807377 gene encoding uncharacterized protein LOC107807377 isoform X3, which codes for MFSLSQNQEIRKRLSFYDSKVFNWLSPSMTSAKKFSMVMLQTKTEIVVTQGDQDGGKIAEMVREIGASTLVAGLHDQSFLYRLAMTHNHIARNLNCKVLAIKQPTPSPMATRTRTIYFQDSSTNMDFSQIEIDALSVPEVNPPKIPYQVCPDPHSIIWRSGRSRRWETRH
- the LOC107807377 gene encoding uncharacterized protein LOC107807377 isoform X1, which codes for MDIRKIVVIVEDVEIAKTALQWTLHNLLRYGDILILLHVFPITKSRNKKKVKLLRLKGFQLALSFYDICKKILNTKTEIVVTQGDQDGGKIAEMVREIGASTLVAGLHDQSFLYRLAMTHNHIARNLNCKVLAIKQPTPSPMATRTRTIYFQDSSTNMDFSQIEIDALSVPEVNPPKIPYQVCPDPHSIIWRSGRSRRWETRH